The following proteins are encoded in a genomic region of Arachis ipaensis cultivar K30076 chromosome B02, Araip1.1, whole genome shotgun sequence:
- the LOC110262353 gene encoding uncharacterized protein LOC110262353: protein MASIATHFSAFLLLFPVGLRRLHSSSSLYLHSPSQFRSKLWYLSDPKWKNLDLYALLITLPIASFSELFLFLSFSGHPSYRFSFFQQSFALLAFWFLILLIIVHEYNATSSLISETLVYVLGGVVFFMEYSVMETGVSGLAADVYGFIGWLALLCAGSCIYLSFKPSAFFAEFLLCCGLVFKGTWLLQGGFLLYTDALGLKGCKKISSLLLMSTQDDVVDVHCELEQDKARGFALVNFLFTLHALVVMVLAVGLVVVLGRNRSLRTGGGEGKGPLLSEIEATNIRMRALPELEIE from the coding sequence ATGGCATCCATTGCGACCCATTTCTCAGCCTTTCTGTTACTCTTCCCAGTGGGCCTCCGCCGCTTGCATTCCTCCTCCTCCCTCTACCTCCACAGCCCTTCCCAATTCAGATCCAAGCTATGGTACCTCTCAGATCCCAAATGGAAGAATCTCGATCTCTACGCTCTCCTCATTACACTCCCAATCGCCTCATTCTCGGAGCTTTTCCTCTTCCTCTCCTTCTCCGGCCACCCTTCTTACAGGTTCTCATTCTTCCAACAGTCTTTTGCGCTTCTCGCTTTCTGGTTTTTGATTCTCTTGATCATAGTCCACGAGTACAACGCCACGTCATCACTCATCAGTGAAACCCTTGTGTACGTTCTCGGCGGTGTTGTTTTCTTCATGGAGTATTCTGTTATGGAAACCGGCGTTTCAGGTCTCGCTGCTGACGTGTACGGATTCATAGGTTGGCTGGCTTTGCTTTGTGCCGGTTCTTGCATTTACTTGTCGTTTAAACCGTCTGCTTTTTTTGCGGAGTTCTTGTTGTGTTGCGGATTGGTCTTCAAGGGAACATGGTTGTTGCAAGGAGGGTTTTTGCTTTACACTGATGCTCTTGGATTGAAAGGGTGTAAGAAGATTTCCTCTTTGTTATTAATGTCAACTCAGGACGACGTAGTTGATGTGCATTGTGAGCTTGAGCAGGATAAGGCTAGGGGTTTTGCATTGGTGAATTTCCTGTTCACTCTTCATGCTCTTGTGGTGATGGTATTGGCTGTTGGGTTGGTTGTGGTTTTGGGAAGGAATAGGAGCTTGAGAACTGGTGGTGGGGAGGGGAAGGGGCCATTGCTATCTGAGATTGAAGCTACGAACATTCGGATGCGTGCCCTTCCCGAACTGGAGATCGAGTGA
- the LOC107625253 gene encoding uncharacterized protein LOC107625253, producing MVSTRAAMESRLEAVEKRIEELQEAQQLSLEAFSANMLRQMRELLPQQHQGGGASANDTGGGNDGGRNEQDDERVEGNGAGDERQRRFEPIRKLDLPVFSGEDPNGWLVRMERYFRVIGVVPAQRLDFATMALEGEALTWFEWWEEYTPFQTWRRFKEDLLKRFQPGAALNPMAPLLEVKQVEDVAQYRREFEAAARTQRNLGIEALMCIFVNGLKKEIQAELEVAQFDNLPALMDRAMAIEWRNQAWKETGVDPNGKRVEWLPEGSGSGSVGARFGFFKNSSSAKYNTHDGSESRGEIGSNTNRGTPTRTGLTTSSNGGSSASHLQTTRSSGTQRLSNEEWAE from the exons ATGGTGTCCACGCGAGCTGCCATGGAGTCAAGGTTGGAGGCGGTGGAGAAACGGATTGAGGAGTTACAGGAAGCTCAACAACTATCCTTGGAG GCCTTCTCAGCAAATATGTTGAGACAAATGAGGGAGTTGCTACCTCAACAGCACCAAGGTGGAGGTGCTAGTGCTAACGACACCGGAGGAGGAAATGACGGTGGAAGGAACGAGCAAGATGACGAGAGGGTAGAAGGGAACGGTGCAGGAGATGAAAGGCAGAGGAGATTCGAACCAATTCGAAAGCTTGACTTACCGGTATTCTCGGGGGAGGATCCGAATGGCTGGTTGGTGAGAATGGAACGCTACTTCAGGGTAATCGGAGTAGTTCCGGCGCAGAGGCTGGATTTTGCAACAATGGCTTTGGAAGGGGAGGCCCTCACCTGGTTCGAATGGTGGGAAGAATACACACCATTTCAGACATGGAGACGATTCAAGGAGGACTTATTGAAACGTTTTCAACCTGGAGCTGCTCTCAACCCCATGGCTCCGTTACTAGAGGTGAAACAGGTGGAGGACGTCGCTCAGTATAGGCGAGAGTTTGAGGCTGCAGCACGAACGCAGAGAAACCTGGGAATAGAGGCTCTCATGTGCATCTTTGTCAATGGACTCAAAAAGGAAATTCAGGCAGAATTGGAGGTGGCTCAGTTCGATAATTTACCAGCTCTAATGGATAGAGCCATGGCTATTGAATGGAGAAATCAAGCATGGAAGGAGACCGGAGTTGACCCTAACGGCAAGAGGGTGGAGTGGTTGCCGGAAGGGAGCGGATCTGGTTCGGTGGGAGCTagatttggatttttcaaaaattctagtTCAGCGAAGTACAACACCCACGACGGCAGCGAATCGAGGGGCGAGATTGGATCCAACACAAACAGAGGCACCCCTACTCGTACAGGCCTTACCACCAGTTCAAACGGAGGCAGCAGCGCTTCTCATTTGCAGACAACTCGTAGCAGCGGCACACAGCGACTCTCAAACGAAGAGTGGGCAGAGTGA